One genomic window of Nakamurella panacisegetis includes the following:
- a CDS encoding EamA family transporter, with protein MKIPAPALAISAMLSVQLGSALSTQLFQALTPAGTAWLRLTVAGAVLLVLARPPLFRLPWLLLRNTLGLGVVTGLLMLMFIEAIARIPLGTAVAIEFLGPLSVAALRCHRQSALLWPALALGGVLGLTQPWVGHLDLVGCGFAVASGISWGGYILLTQRVGSQLPGMQGLAISLGTAAVTLAPCGLMAAISGLTVPIALQGIGVAILVPLLPFAFEMLALRRMRVAAFGTLMALEPAIATVLGLVILTQRPDLLQLVGVAAVVVAGIGAQRSAPAPVPDDGTALSRSSRSDVGSIRPAASGQR; from the coding sequence GTGAAGATCCCCGCCCCCGCATTGGCCATATCGGCCATGTTGTCCGTCCAACTCGGCTCGGCCTTGAGCACGCAGCTGTTTCAGGCGCTGACTCCGGCCGGCACCGCATGGCTGCGGCTGACGGTCGCCGGGGCCGTCCTGCTGGTACTCGCCCGGCCGCCGCTGTTTCGACTGCCGTGGCTGCTGCTGCGGAACACCCTCGGCCTGGGCGTGGTGACCGGCCTGCTGATGTTGATGTTCATCGAGGCGATCGCCCGTATCCCGCTCGGCACGGCGGTGGCCATCGAGTTCCTTGGGCCACTGAGCGTGGCCGCGCTTCGATGCCACCGCCAGTCGGCGCTGCTCTGGCCGGCGCTGGCGCTGGGCGGCGTACTCGGCCTGACCCAACCCTGGGTCGGTCATCTCGATCTGGTCGGCTGTGGATTCGCGGTCGCTTCCGGAATCAGTTGGGGCGGCTACATCCTGCTCACCCAGCGGGTCGGCTCGCAGCTGCCGGGCATGCAGGGGCTGGCCATCTCTCTCGGTACGGCGGCCGTCACGCTCGCCCCATGTGGACTGATGGCCGCGATCAGCGGGCTCACCGTGCCGATCGCGCTCCAGGGCATCGGCGTGGCGATCCTGGTGCCGTTGTTGCCCTTCGCATTCGAGATGCTGGCGCTGCGCCGGATGCGGGTGGCGGCCTTCGGCACCTTGATGGCCCTGGAACCGGCGATCGCCACCGTGCTCGGACTGGTGATCCTCACGCAGCGCCCGGATCTGCTGCAGTTGGTCGGTGTGGCGGCCGTCGTCGTCGCCGGGATCGGCGCGCAGCGCTCCGCTCCGGCTCCGGTGCCCGACGACGGGACGGCCTTGAGTCGTTCCAGTCGAAGCGATGTCGGATCGATCC
- a CDS encoding LysR family transcriptional regulator → MDLDKLRALVELSRRGTMGAVAAATGYGTSAVSQQLAALERQVGVPLLEASGRRVRLTPAGRRLADHGVGILSAVTAAELDVAARSEPHGLVRVAGHTMALQQHVIPAVPGLLEAYPDVQLELQEREPPEVIGLLDDDQIDLGFVYEYSLVPRVWRHPHTFIHSSPMVLAVPNDADVPDRIRTAADLAGFRGTGWIANSRDTADDELTQRLCALGGWTPVIRHRADSLDLVVDLVLAGQGVSVMVADAPAARRVRTVPLDLGSVERRMWSVVRAGALTWPATAAVVDHILAVLTPPAP, encoded by the coding sequence GTGGACCTCGACAAGCTTCGCGCCCTGGTGGAGTTGTCCCGTCGGGGCACGATGGGCGCGGTCGCCGCCGCTACCGGATACGGCACGTCCGCAGTCAGTCAGCAGCTCGCGGCTCTGGAACGCCAGGTCGGCGTCCCGCTGCTGGAGGCTTCCGGTCGGCGGGTGCGGCTGACACCCGCAGGCCGTCGGCTGGCCGACCACGGCGTGGGCATCCTGTCCGCTGTGACCGCGGCCGAACTGGACGTGGCCGCGCGCAGCGAGCCGCACGGCCTGGTGCGGGTCGCCGGGCACACGATGGCACTGCAGCAGCATGTGATCCCGGCGGTCCCTGGGCTGCTCGAAGCCTATCCGGACGTGCAGCTGGAGCTGCAGGAACGGGAACCGCCCGAGGTCATCGGGCTGCTCGACGACGACCAGATCGATCTCGGGTTCGTCTACGAGTACTCCCTCGTCCCCCGGGTCTGGCGGCACCCGCACACCTTCATCCACAGCAGTCCGATGGTGCTCGCCGTGCCCAACGACGCCGACGTGCCCGACCGGATCAGGACGGCAGCCGATCTGGCCGGGTTTCGTGGGACCGGCTGGATCGCGAACTCCCGCGACACCGCCGACGACGAGCTGACCCAGCGGTTGTGCGCCCTGGGCGGCTGGACCCCCGTCATCCGGCACCGCGCCGACAGTCTCGACCTGGTCGTGGATCTCGTCCTGGCCGGGCAGGGCGTGAGCGTGATGGTGGCCGACGCGCCGGCCGCCCGGCGGGTCCGAACGGTGCCGCTAGATCTTGGGTCGGTCGAACGCCGGATGTGGAGCGTCGTGCGCGCCGGGGCGCTGACCTGGCCGGCCACGGCGGCCGTGGTCGACCACATCCTGGCCGTACTCACCCCTCCCGCGCCGTGA
- a CDS encoding EthD domain-containing protein, whose amino-acid sequence MIKFAYMINRIDGISYDEFVDYHRQRHAPLFTSIPEARQYVRKYAVSHPVPAPGYPVPAFDGMTEIWFDSWEDINNFFSSANYKELVQPDERTFVDHDSVAVMVTEEKVIIS is encoded by the coding sequence GTGATCAAGTTCGCCTACATGATCAATCGGATCGACGGCATCAGTTACGACGAATTTGTCGATTATCACCGACAGCGCCACGCCCCATTGTTCACGTCGATTCCGGAGGCTAGGCAGTATGTCCGGAAGTACGCGGTGTCACACCCCGTTCCTGCCCCGGGCTATCCCGTCCCCGCTTTCGACGGGATGACCGAGATCTGGTTCGACAGTTGGGAAGACATCAACAACTTCTTCTCGTCCGCCAACTACAAGGAGTTGGTGCAGCCGGACGAGCGCACGTTCGTCGACCACGACTCGGTCGCTGTGATGGTCACCGAGGAGAAGGTCATCATTTCCTAA